A DNA window from Kitasatospora atroaurantiaca contains the following coding sequences:
- a CDS encoding 4-(cytidine 5'-diphospho)-2-C-methyl-D-erythritol kinase, with product MITVRVPAKVNVQLGVGGLRADGFHDLANVFFAVALGDEVTATPGEGVTLSCTGPDAASVPLDDTNLAARAARLLAAHHGIEPGVHLHIAKSIPVAGGMAGGSADGAAALVACDALWGLNTPMDVLLDLAAELGSDVPFALIGGVALGRGRGEILEPLPVTGTFHWVFAVADGGLSTPAVFRECDRLRDEAFVGSADQGAGSGSAATEVPTPDADAALLAALADGDPAALAAALTNDLQPAALSLRPALADTLRAGTDAGAIGALVSGSGPTCAFLAKDAEAAAAIAKALTGSGTCRTAHATYGPVPGAQVQPGV from the coding sequence GTGATCACTGTTCGGGTCCCCGCCAAGGTCAACGTCCAGCTCGGCGTCGGCGGACTGCGCGCCGACGGCTTCCACGACCTGGCCAACGTCTTCTTCGCGGTCGCCCTCGGCGACGAGGTGACCGCCACCCCGGGCGAGGGCGTCACCCTCTCCTGCACGGGCCCGGACGCGGCGAGCGTCCCGCTGGACGACACCAACCTCGCCGCCCGCGCGGCCCGCCTGCTCGCCGCCCACCACGGCATCGAGCCGGGCGTCCACCTGCACATCGCCAAGTCCATCCCGGTGGCCGGCGGCATGGCGGGCGGCAGCGCCGACGGGGCCGCCGCCCTGGTCGCCTGCGACGCCCTCTGGGGCCTGAACACGCCCATGGACGTCCTCCTCGACCTCGCCGCCGAGCTCGGTTCCGACGTCCCCTTCGCCCTGATCGGCGGCGTCGCGCTGGGCCGGGGCCGGGGCGAGATCCTGGAGCCGCTGCCCGTCACCGGCACCTTCCACTGGGTCTTCGCCGTCGCCGACGGCGGCCTCTCCACCCCGGCCGTCTTCCGCGAGTGCGACCGCCTCCGCGACGAGGCCTTTGTCGGCTCTGCCGACCAGGGGGCGGGGTCGGGCTCCGCCGCCACCGAGGTCCCCACCCCGGACGCCGACGCCGCCCTGCTCGCCGCCCTCGCCGACGGTGACCCGGCCGCCCTCGCGGCTGCTCTCACCAACGACCTCCAGCCCGCCGCCCTCTCCCTGCGCCCGGCCCTCGCCGACACCCTCCGCGCGGGCACCGACGCCGGTGCCATCGGCGCGCTGGTCTCCGGCTCCGGCCCCACCTGCGCCTTCCTCGCCAAGGACGCCGAAGCGGCGGCCGCCATCGCCAAGGCCCTCACCGGCTCCGGCACCTGCCGCACTGCCCATGCAACGTACGGCCCCGTCCCCGGCGCACAGGTTCAGCCCGGCGTTTGA
- a CDS encoding ABC-F family ATP-binding cassette domain-containing protein, whose amino-acid sequence MAVNLATIESVTKVYGTRALLDGVSLGVSEGDRIGVVGRNGDGKTTLIRMLAKLEEPDTGRITHSGGLQMAVLTQHDSLDPKATIRHEVIADRADHEWLGDSRIRDIIQGLFGGLDLPGFDQGLDTVIGPLSGGERRRIALAKLLLGEPDLIVLDEPTNHLDVEGIAWLAQHLQNRRSALVCVTHDRWFLDQVCSRMWDVQRGEVHEYEGGYSDYVFARAERSRIEATEETKRQNLARKELAWLRRGAPARTSKPRYRIEAANALIADVPEPRDKSELMKFANARLGRTVFELEDVTIKAGPKLLLEHLTFNLGPGDRIGLLGVNGAGKTSLLRAMQAAFATEGDVQPASGVIKVGKTVRLAYLSQEIAELDPATRVLQAVEQIRGRVDLGKGREMSAGQLCEQFGFGKDKQWTPVGDLSGGERRRLQLLRLLMDEPNVLFLDEPTNDLDIETLNQLEDLLDGWPGSMVVISHDRFFIERTTDTVHALLGDKRLRMLPNGVDEYLERRARIAEAAVPALAAPAAAKPAGDTRLAKKEMQKLERQIAKLDQQESKLHTQLAEHAADFSKVAELDAQLRKVKEEKEELELGWMELAEQVEQG is encoded by the coding sequence GTGGCCGTCAATCTTGCCACCATCGAGTCCGTCACGAAGGTCTACGGCACTCGTGCCCTGCTCGACGGGGTCAGCCTCGGGGTCAGCGAGGGCGACCGGATCGGGGTTGTCGGGCGCAACGGCGACGGCAAGACCACGCTGATCCGGATGCTCGCCAAGCTGGAGGAGCCGGACACCGGGCGGATCACCCACTCCGGCGGCCTGCAGATGGCCGTGCTCACCCAGCACGACTCGCTCGACCCGAAGGCCACCATCCGCCACGAGGTGATCGCCGACCGGGCGGACCACGAGTGGCTCGGCGACTCCCGGATCCGGGACATCATCCAGGGCCTCTTCGGCGGTCTCGACCTGCCGGGCTTCGACCAGGGCCTGGACACCGTGATCGGCCCGCTCTCCGGTGGCGAGCGCCGCCGGATCGCCCTGGCCAAGCTGCTGCTCGGCGAGCCCGACCTGATCGTCCTGGACGAGCCCACCAACCACCTCGACGTCGAGGGCATCGCCTGGCTCGCCCAGCACCTGCAGAACCGCCGCTCCGCCCTCGTCTGCGTGACCCACGACCGCTGGTTCCTGGACCAGGTCTGCAGCCGGATGTGGGACGTCCAGCGCGGCGAGGTCCACGAGTACGAGGGCGGCTACTCCGACTACGTCTTCGCCCGCGCCGAGCGCTCGCGGATCGAGGCCACCGAGGAGACCAAGCGGCAGAACCTGGCCCGCAAGGAGCTCGCCTGGCTGCGCCGCGGCGCCCCCGCCCGTACCTCGAAGCCGCGGTACCGGATCGAGGCCGCCAACGCGCTGATCGCCGACGTCCCGGAGCCGCGCGACAAGAGCGAGCTGATGAAGTTCGCCAACGCACGCCTGGGCCGTACCGTCTTCGAGCTCGAGGACGTCACGATCAAGGCCGGGCCCAAGCTGCTCCTGGAGCACCTCACCTTCAACCTCGGCCCCGGTGACCGGATCGGCCTGCTCGGCGTCAACGGCGCCGGCAAGACCTCGCTGCTGCGGGCCATGCAGGCCGCGTTCGCAACCGAGGGCGACGTGCAGCCCGCGTCCGGTGTGATCAAGGTCGGCAAGACCGTCCGGCTGGCGTACCTCTCGCAGGAGATCGCGGAGCTCGACCCGGCGACCCGGGTGCTGCAGGCGGTCGAGCAGATCCGTGGCCGGGTCGACCTCGGCAAGGGCCGGGAGATGAGTGCCGGTCAGCTCTGCGAGCAGTTCGGCTTCGGCAAGGACAAGCAGTGGACGCCGGTCGGCGACCTCTCCGGTGGCGAGCGCCGCCGGCTGCAGCTGCTGCGCCTGCTGATGGACGAGCCGAACGTGCTGTTCCTCGACGAGCCCACCAACGACCTCGACATCGAGACCCTCAACCAGCTGGAGGACCTGCTCGACGGCTGGCCGGGCTCGATGGTCGTGATCAGCCACGACCGGTTCTTCATCGAGCGGACCACGGACACCGTGCACGCCCTGCTCGGCGACAAGCGCCTGCGGATGCTGCCGAACGGCGTGGACGAGTACCTGGAGCGCCGGGCCAGGATCGCCGAGGCGGCGGTGCCCGCGCTGGCCGCGCCGGCTGCGGCCAAGCCCGCCGGTGACACCCGGCTGGCGAAGAAGGAGATGCAGAAGCTGGAGCGGCAGATCGCCAAGCTGGACCAGCAGGAGTCCAAGCTGCACACCCAGCTCGCCGAGCACGCCGCCGACTTCTCCAAGGTCGCGGAGCTGGACGCCCAGCTGCGCAAGGTCAAGGAGGAGAAGGAGGAGCTGGAGCTCGGCTGGATGGAGCTCGCCGAGCAGGTCGAGCAGGGCTGA
- a CDS encoding FUSC family protein has protein sequence MSAPGRSPAWWARAARPARPPLPRALMVRAALGMATPLFLGLLTGRLDLGVFAGLGAMHATMNDRVEPIHLRAPRIASALLASALGMLIGAALQHHRSGPLTVGLALTTVAFASGAVSATGPRGSAAGMLLLVSASLGGGMALPHPWWAAPPMMLLGAAYVVLLGLPYRPRPQADPRRRALAAAYDALGGMLATLGTPQGARSRQLLTARLNQVQDLLPHLRPGRQEPPHVGQLRRSYHAALAATEAASGLLWAWRPVPAEVAALPGELARAVLGGPQPEYPVWEPGTPALKALDVALRAAADTVAGRPAVLDTASAPPPDPWRLRVRLLSGGSVRYGLRVALCIAVAEAVTAGLPLSRSYWVPMTVAFVLKPDLGSVFLRAVSRSVGTVLGVAVTAALLLLTTDQWALAAIASVCVALLPWSAAAHYGLNTAVMTPMALVLVQLGGGSGAAEFWPRVLDTTLASVIVLVFGYVLWPERPPHRIEPRIAAATTALREYLASVVEERRAPVAEVWLRRTAYRALADARQEVQHGLTEPPPAGRLAEQWLPATAALERLSGAVAAYAAQIRYGGREPEPAEAARVFAALDHLTGAARAHRPPTGLAARPAGPHDPALSALARAAHELEILLRASP, from the coding sequence TTGTCAGCCCCCGGCCGCTCCCCCGCCTGGTGGGCCCGCGCCGCCCGGCCGGCCAGACCGCCGCTGCCCCGCGCCCTGATGGTCCGGGCCGCCCTGGGCATGGCGACCCCGCTCTTCCTCGGCCTGCTCACCGGGCGCCTCGACCTCGGCGTCTTCGCCGGGCTCGGCGCGATGCACGCGACCATGAACGACCGCGTCGAGCCGATCCACCTCCGGGCCCCGCGGATCGCCTCCGCCCTGCTCGCCTCCGCCCTGGGCATGCTGATCGGCGCCGCACTCCAGCACCACCGCTCCGGCCCGCTCACCGTCGGCCTGGCCCTGACCACCGTCGCCTTCGCCTCCGGGGCCGTCAGCGCGACCGGTCCGCGCGGTTCGGCCGCCGGGATGCTGCTGCTGGTCTCCGCCTCGCTGGGCGGCGGCATGGCACTGCCGCACCCCTGGTGGGCCGCGCCGCCGATGATGCTGCTCGGCGCCGCGTACGTGGTGCTGCTCGGCCTGCCGTACCGTCCCCGCCCGCAGGCGGACCCGCGCCGCCGGGCGCTGGCGGCGGCGTACGACGCCCTCGGCGGCATGCTCGCGACTCTCGGCACCCCGCAGGGCGCCAGGTCGCGGCAGCTGCTGACCGCCCGGCTCAACCAGGTGCAGGACCTGCTCCCGCACCTCCGCCCCGGCCGCCAGGAACCGCCCCACGTCGGGCAGTTGCGCCGGAGCTACCACGCGGCGCTGGCCGCGACCGAGGCCGCCAGCGGGCTGCTCTGGGCCTGGCGGCCGGTACCTGCCGAGGTCGCCGCCCTCCCCGGCGAGCTCGCCCGGGCCGTGCTGGGCGGCCCCCAGCCCGAGTACCCCGTCTGGGAGCCCGGCACCCCCGCCCTCAAGGCCCTGGACGTCGCCCTGCGGGCCGCCGCCGACACGGTCGCGGGCCGCCCGGCCGTCCTCGACACCGCCTCGGCCCCGCCCCCCGACCCGTGGCGGCTGCGGGTCCGGCTGCTCTCCGGCGGCTCCGTCCGGTACGGCCTGCGGGTCGCGCTCTGCATCGCGGTGGCCGAGGCGGTCACCGCCGGGCTCCCGCTGAGCCGGAGCTACTGGGTGCCGATGACGGTCGCGTTCGTACTCAAGCCGGACCTCGGTTCGGTCTTCCTACGGGCCGTCAGCCGCTCGGTCGGCACGGTGCTCGGGGTGGCCGTCACGGCGGCGCTGCTCCTGCTCACCACCGACCAGTGGGCGCTGGCCGCGATCGCCTCGGTCTGCGTCGCCCTGCTGCCGTGGTCGGCCGCCGCGCACTACGGGCTGAACACGGCCGTGATGACCCCGATGGCGCTGGTCCTGGTCCAACTCGGCGGCGGGAGCGGGGCGGCGGAGTTCTGGCCGCGCGTCCTGGACACCACGCTGGCCAGCGTGATCGTGCTGGTCTTCGGCTACGTGCTCTGGCCCGAGCGGCCCCCGCACCGGATCGAGCCGCGGATCGCGGCCGCCACCACCGCGCTGCGCGAGTACCTGGCCTCGGTGGTCGAGGAGCGCCGGGCGCCGGTCGCCGAGGTCTGGCTGCGGCGGACGGCGTACCGGGCGCTGGCCGACGCCCGCCAGGAGGTGCAGCACGGGCTCACCGAACCGCCGCCCGCCGGGCGCCTCGCCGAGCAGTGGCTGCCGGCGACCGCGGCGCTGGAGCGGCTGAGCGGCGCGGTCGCCGCGTACGCCGCGCAGATCCGCTACGGCGGCCGCGAACCCGAACCCGCCGAAGCGGCACGGGTGTTCGCCGCACTCGACCACCTCACCGGGGCCGCCCGGGCACACCGCCCGCCCACCGGCCTCGCCGCACGCCCGGCCGGCCCGCACGACCCGGCGCTCAGCGCACTGGCCCGTGCGGCACACGAACTCGAGATCCTGCTGAGGGCGAGTCCCTAG
- a CDS encoding MFS transporter: MTSDTSSAVAAGPGLRRVAAAALIGTTIEFYDFFIYGTAAALVFGPVFFPELGATGALLAAFSVYAVAFLARPLGALLFGHFGDRLGRKATLVVSLLLMGVSTAAVGLLPGYRDWGIWAPLLLVLLRICQGVGLGGEWGGAALLLAEHAPPERRGRYGAYLQLGPCAGFFLATGVFLALSEGLSEAAFTGWGWRLPFLASLGLVAVGLFVRLRITETPVFREEAERAEAPALDVLREHGRTVLLGGGAIMVGYALFYLTTTYALAYATAGLGAARGLVLGLLMVGAVAKGAAAWFTAGRSDRWGRRRGLQAATVLATAWALVLFPLLETVRTPLVALALVGAMAVLGCLFGPVAAYLPELFPTRVRYTGAALTYNIGGVVGGATAPLVATRLTGAYGTAEPVGWYLAGVGLVSLLCLWALPETRGSDLSRVRERRARAVGAGAAYEG, encoded by the coding sequence ATGACATCTGACACCTCATCGGCGGTCGCCGCGGGCCCTGGCCTGCGCCGGGTCGCGGCGGCCGCGCTGATCGGCACCACGATCGAGTTCTACGACTTCTTCATCTACGGCACCGCCGCCGCCCTGGTCTTCGGTCCGGTCTTCTTCCCCGAGCTCGGCGCCACCGGTGCCCTGCTCGCGGCCTTCTCCGTCTACGCCGTGGCCTTCCTGGCCCGGCCGCTCGGCGCGCTGCTGTTCGGCCACTTCGGCGACCGGCTGGGCCGCAAGGCGACCCTGGTGGTCTCGCTCCTGCTGATGGGCGTCTCGACGGCGGCGGTCGGGCTGCTGCCCGGGTACCGCGACTGGGGGATCTGGGCACCGCTCCTGCTGGTCCTGCTGCGGATCTGCCAGGGCGTGGGCCTCGGCGGGGAGTGGGGCGGGGCCGCGCTGCTGCTGGCCGAGCACGCCCCGCCCGAGCGGCGCGGCCGGTACGGCGCGTACCTGCAACTCGGGCCCTGCGCCGGGTTCTTCCTGGCGACCGGGGTGTTCCTGGCGCTGTCGGAGGGGCTCAGCGAGGCGGCCTTCACGGGCTGGGGCTGGCGGCTGCCGTTCCTGGCCTCGCTGGGGCTGGTCGCGGTCGGGCTCTTCGTCCGGCTGCGGATCACCGAGACGCCGGTGTTCCGCGAGGAGGCCGAACGGGCCGAGGCCCCCGCGCTGGACGTGCTGCGCGAGCACGGCCGCACGGTGCTGCTGGGCGGTGGCGCGATCATGGTCGGGTACGCGCTGTTCTACCTGACCACCACCTATGCCCTCGCCTACGCGACCGCCGGGTTGGGTGCGGCGCGCGGGTTGGTGCTGGGGCTGCTGATGGTGGGCGCCGTCGCCAAGGGGGCGGCGGCCTGGTTCACCGCGGGGCGCAGCGACCGCTGGGGCCGGCGCCGCGGGCTGCAGGCCGCCACCGTGCTGGCGACCGCGTGGGCGCTGGTGCTGTTCCCGCTGCTGGAGACGGTACGGACGCCGCTGGTGGCGCTCGCCCTGGTGGGCGCGATGGCGGTGCTGGGCTGCCTGTTCGGTCCGGTGGCGGCGTACCTGCCGGAGCTGTTCCCGACCCGGGTCCGCTACACGGGTGCGGCGCTCACGTACAACATCGGCGGGGTGGTCGGCGGGGCGACGGCGCCGCTGGTGGCCACCCGGCTGACCGGGGCGTACGGCACGGCCGAGCCGGTCGGCTGGTACCTGGCCGGGGTCGGGTTGGTGTCGCTGCTCTGTCTGTGGGCGCTGCCGGAGACCCGCGGCAGCGACCTGTCGCGGGTGCGCGAGCGCCGCGCCCGCGCGGTGGGCGCGGGCGCGGCGTACGAGGGGTGA
- a CDS encoding flavodoxin family protein, producing MTTTRPTVAIAFHSGYGHTAVLAEAVARGAAAAGAEVVQVAVDTITDEQWEQLDAADAIIFGSPTYMGTASGAFHTFAEATSKRWFTMAWKDKVAAGFTNSASKSGDKLHTLQFFTVLAAQHGMQWVSLGLHPGWNSSTASENDLNRLGVFLGAGAQTNQDAGPDGVHKSDIATAEHLGERVAKQTAVVVAGRAALAV from the coding sequence ATGACCACCACCCGCCCCACCGTCGCCATCGCCTTCCACTCCGGCTACGGCCACACCGCCGTGCTCGCCGAGGCGGTCGCCCGCGGTGCCGCCGCGGCCGGCGCCGAGGTCGTCCAGGTCGCCGTGGACACCATCACCGACGAGCAGTGGGAGCAGCTGGACGCCGCCGACGCGATCATCTTCGGCTCGCCCACCTACATGGGCACCGCCTCGGGCGCCTTTCACACCTTCGCCGAGGCGACCTCCAAGCGCTGGTTCACCATGGCCTGGAAGGACAAGGTCGCGGCCGGCTTCACCAACTCCGCCTCCAAGAGCGGCGACAAGCTGCACACCCTGCAGTTCTTCACCGTCCTCGCCGCCCAGCACGGCATGCAGTGGGTGAGCCTCGGTCTGCACCCGGGCTGGAACTCCTCCACCGCCTCCGAGAACGACCTCAACCGCCTCGGCGTCTTCCTGGGCGCCGGCGCCCAGACCAACCAGGACGCGGGCCCGGACGGTGTCCACAAGTCCGACATAGCCACCGCCGAGCACCTGGGCGAGCGGGTCGCCAAGCAGACCGCGGTCGTGGTCGCCGGGCGCGCCGCGCTCGCCGTCTGA
- a CDS encoding winged helix-turn-helix transcriptional regulator, protein MTTQQQDSEFDVFAAFCPGRDVFAELADKWSLLLLASLYKLGEQRFSELQRSVGGVSRKMLTQSLRTLERDGLVLRTVHPETPPRVVYGLLPLGRTLAERVVPIGDWVEANSPAVLAARAGFDEVHGGGVGG, encoded by the coding sequence ATGACCACGCAGCAGCAGGATTCCGAGTTCGACGTCTTCGCCGCGTTCTGTCCCGGCCGGGACGTCTTCGCGGAACTCGCCGACAAGTGGTCGCTGCTGCTCCTGGCGAGCCTCTACAAGCTCGGTGAGCAGCGCTTCTCCGAGCTGCAGCGCTCGGTCGGCGGGGTGAGCCGCAAGATGCTCACCCAGTCCCTGCGCACGCTGGAGCGGGACGGGCTGGTGCTGCGCACCGTCCACCCCGAGACGCCGCCGCGGGTGGTCTACGGCCTGCTGCCGCTCGGCCGTACGCTGGCCGAGCGGGTGGTGCCCATCGGGGACTGGGTCGAGGCCAACAGCCCGGCGGTGCTGGCCGCGCGGGCGGGCTTCGACGAGGTGCACGGCGGCGGCGTGGGCGGCTGA
- a CDS encoding LuxR C-terminal-related transcriptional regulator gives MGVRLVVVDDHRLLAEALATALQLRGHRVLALGSPSRAIGELVIGRRPEVCVLGVAGPGEPDVFEPVRRLRRERPEIAVVVLGPVGEPGRVAAAFAAGAAGYVRSDERIEVVERAIVRVRTGEAAVAVEVLQGAFERLLRPPVEPDDDALRLLRVLTRREIQVLARIAEGEDTAAIAAGMGIASSTARTHVQRVLMKLGARTRLEAAAVAARTGLLDRVHRA, from the coding sequence ATGGGCGTTCGGCTCGTGGTGGTCGACGACCACCGGCTGCTGGCCGAGGCACTGGCCACGGCCCTGCAGTTGCGCGGCCACCGGGTGCTCGCACTGGGCTCGCCGTCCCGCGCGATCGGCGAGCTGGTCATCGGCCGGCGGCCCGAGGTCTGTGTGCTCGGGGTGGCCGGACCGGGGGAGCCGGACGTCTTCGAACCCGTACGCCGGCTGCGGCGGGAGCGCCCCGAGATCGCCGTCGTCGTGCTCGGCCCGGTCGGCGAACCCGGCCGGGTGGCCGCCGCGTTCGCGGCCGGCGCCGCCGGGTACGTGCGCAGCGACGAGCGCATCGAGGTGGTCGAGCGGGCGATCGTCCGGGTCCGCACCGGTGAGGCGGCGGTTGCCGTCGAGGTGCTCCAGGGTGCGTTCGAGCGGCTGCTGCGGCCGCCGGTGGAGCCGGACGACGACGCCCTCCGGCTGCTGCGGGTGCTGACGCGCCGTGAGATCCAGGTGCTGGCCCGGATCGCCGAGGGCGAGGACACCGCCGCCATCGCGGCCGGGATGGGGATCGCCTCCAGCACCGCCCGTACCCACGTCCAGCGCGTCCTGATGAAGCTCGGTGCCCGCACCCGCCTCGAAGCCGCCGCCGTCGCCGCCCGAACCGGCCTCCTCGACCGGGTCCACCGGGCCTAG
- the galT gene encoding galactose-1-phosphate uridylyltransferase — MKKTTTKLADGRELIYFDADDSAARDSTDLRPLEPTTALSEIRRDPATGDWVTIAAHRQGRIYHPPADECPLCPSRDGRRSEIPAPDYDVAVFENRFPSLASEAAAHVTGSDDPLQTRAPGAGRCEVVCFTADHGASFADLTEAKARLVLEAWTDRTAELSALPGVQQVFCFENRGAEIGVTLAHPHGQIYAFPFVAPRTTKMIGAAEAHRARTGRNLFEDLLAAELADPVRVVIAGEHWTAFVPYAARWPYEVHLYPNRRVADLTRLTAAERAEFPRVYLELLRRFDRLFTEAGHNAQAAPTPYIAAWHQAPALRGEELALHLELFTIRRTVGKLKFLAGVESGMDAFVNDVSPEAAAQRLREVAR; from the coding sequence GTGAAGAAGACCACGACCAAGCTCGCGGACGGCCGCGAGCTCATCTACTTCGACGCGGACGACTCCGCCGCCAGGGACTCCACCGACCTGCGCCCGTTGGAGCCCACCACCGCCCTGTCGGAGATCCGCCGCGACCCGGCGACCGGCGACTGGGTCACCATCGCCGCCCACCGGCAGGGCCGGATCTACCACCCCCCGGCCGACGAGTGCCCGCTCTGCCCGTCCCGGGACGGCCGGCGCAGCGAGATCCCGGCCCCGGACTACGACGTCGCGGTGTTCGAGAACCGCTTCCCCTCCCTCGCCTCCGAGGCCGCCGCCCACGTCACCGGCAGCGACGACCCCCTGCAGACCCGCGCCCCCGGCGCCGGCCGCTGCGAGGTGGTCTGCTTCACCGCCGACCACGGGGCCTCCTTCGCGGACCTCACCGAGGCCAAGGCCCGCCTGGTCCTGGAGGCCTGGACGGACCGCACCGCCGAACTCTCCGCCCTCCCCGGCGTCCAGCAGGTCTTCTGCTTCGAGAACCGCGGCGCGGAGATCGGCGTGACCCTGGCCCACCCGCACGGCCAGATCTACGCCTTCCCCTTCGTCGCCCCGCGCACCACCAAGATGATCGGCGCCGCCGAGGCCCACCGCGCACGCACCGGCCGCAACCTCTTCGAGGACCTGCTCGCCGCCGAGCTGGCCGACCCCGTCCGGGTGGTCATCGCGGGCGAACACTGGACGGCCTTCGTCCCCTACGCCGCACGCTGGCCGTACGAGGTTCACCTCTACCCCAACCGCCGGGTCGCCGACCTCACCCGCCTCACCGCCGCGGAACGCGCCGAATTCCCCCGGGTCTACCTCGAACTGCTCCGCCGCTTTGACCGTCTGTTCACAGAGGCGGGTCACAATGCCCAGGCCGCACCGACGCCGTACATCGCAGCCTGGCACCAGGCTCCGGCCCTCCGAGGGGAGGAGCTGGCGCTGCATCTGGAGCTGTTCACGATCCGTCGTACGGTAGGCAAGCTCAAGTTCCTCGCCGGGGTCGAATCCGGCATGGACGCGTTCGTCAACGATGTGTCGCCCGAGGCGGCGGCACAGCGCCTGCGGGAGGTCGCAAGATGA
- the galE gene encoding UDP-glucose 4-epimerase GalE gives MSKYLVTGGAGYVGSVVAAHLLEAGHQVTVLDDLSTGFREGVPAGAEFVRGRIQDASDVLDASFDGVLHFAASSQVGESVADPEKYWRNNVAGSLELVGAMRKAGVRKLVFSSTAAVYGEPEVVPIAETARTSPTNTYGATKLAVDHLITSEAVAHGLAAVSLRYFNVAGAYGKYGERHDPESHLIPLVFQAALGQRPHIAVYGDDYPTPDGTCIRDYIHVADLAEAHLLALGAAKPGEHLICNLGNGSGFSVREVIESVRRVTGREIPVVTAERRPGDPAVLVASAQRAHDALGWRPSRPELDDIVADAWKFTLEKHLD, from the coding sequence ATGAGTAAGTACCTGGTCACGGGTGGCGCCGGCTACGTCGGAAGTGTCGTCGCCGCACACCTGCTGGAGGCCGGCCACCAGGTCACGGTGCTCGACGACCTCTCCACCGGCTTCCGCGAGGGCGTCCCGGCCGGCGCCGAGTTCGTCCGGGGCCGCATCCAGGACGCCTCCGACGTGCTCGACGCCTCCTTCGACGGCGTCCTGCACTTCGCCGCCTCCTCCCAGGTCGGCGAGTCCGTCGCCGACCCGGAGAAGTACTGGCGCAACAACGTGGCCGGCTCCCTCGAGCTGGTCGGCGCGATGCGCAAGGCCGGCGTGCGCAAGCTGGTCTTCTCCTCCACCGCCGCCGTCTACGGCGAGCCCGAGGTGGTCCCGATCGCCGAGACCGCCCGCACCTCCCCGACCAACACGTACGGCGCCACCAAGCTGGCCGTCGACCACCTCATCACCAGCGAGGCCGTCGCCCACGGCCTGGCCGCCGTCTCGCTGCGCTACTTCAACGTGGCCGGCGCCTACGGAAAGTACGGCGAGCGCCACGACCCGGAGTCGCACCTGATCCCGCTGGTCTTCCAGGCCGCCCTCGGACAGCGCCCGCACATCGCCGTCTACGGCGACGACTACCCGACCCCCGACGGCACCTGCATCCGCGACTACATCCACGTCGCCGACCTCGCCGAGGCCCACCTGCTCGCCCTGGGCGCCGCCAAGCCCGGCGAGCACCTGATCTGCAACCTCGGCAACGGCAGCGGCTTCTCGGTCCGCGAGGTCATCGAGTCCGTCCGCCGCGTGACCGGCCGTGAGATCCCCGTCGTCACCGCCGAGCGTCGCCCCGGCGACCCCGCCGTCCTGGTCGCCTCCGCGCAGCGCGCCCACGACGCCCTCGGCTGGCGCCCAAGCCGCCCGGAGCTCGACGACATCGTCGCCGATGCCTGGAAGTTCACTCTGGAGAAGCACCTTGACTGA